A part of Microbulbifer salipaludis genomic DNA contains:
- the alaE gene encoding L-alanine exporter AlaE: MSPQSLSQATEAIPVSPPVMVLEDEQPVETKQSTNTQLNARQNRRTRRDEWLLDVFAMNSFSWVIAIPIELLLAGMSWREHIQVRLLAVVFNTLIARPFSIYRNWVVARFGRGGVVHNYAVDTFVFLSFQLPLYTLNMILGGASAGEIATACLTFVMIAGALGRPYGMYLDCLRRLWLNRRPAADTCSAG, from the coding sequence ATGTCACCGCAATCCCTGTCTCAGGCTACCGAAGCCATCCCCGTTTCCCCGCCCGTCATGGTGCTGGAAGACGAGCAGCCTGTTGAGACCAAGCAGTCCACCAATACTCAGCTCAATGCGCGGCAGAACCGCCGCACCCGCCGGGATGAATGGCTGCTGGATGTGTTTGCCATGAACAGCTTCTCGTGGGTGATTGCGATCCCCATCGAGCTGCTGCTGGCGGGGATGAGCTGGCGTGAGCATATTCAGGTGCGCCTGCTGGCGGTGGTGTTCAATACCCTGATTGCGCGCCCGTTCAGTATCTATCGCAACTGGGTTGTGGCGCGGTTCGGGCGCGGTGGCGTTGTGCACAATTACGCGGTCGATACCTTCGTGTTTCTCAGTTTTCAGTTGCCGCTGTATACCCTGAACATGATTCTGGGCGGCGCATCGGCCGGCGAAATCGCTACAGCCTGCCTTACGTTCGTGATGATTGCCGGCGCGCTCGGTCGTCCCTACGGTATGTATCTCGACTGTCTGCGCCGTCTGTGGCTGAATAGGCGTCCGGCCGCAGACACCTGCTCTGCCGGCTGA
- a CDS encoding VOC family protein, translated as MLDHIGLIVHDYQRSKTFYQSALAPLGYELVMEMAGWAGFGWGGKPQLLIKGGSSTAPAVHIAFSAEDRETVQAFHQAAIEAGGKDNGAPGLRPEYHEHYYGAYVLDPDGHNIEVVCHIPADAF; from the coding sequence ATGTTGGACCATATCGGGCTGATAGTGCACGACTACCAGCGCAGTAAAACGTTTTACCAGTCCGCGCTGGCACCGCTCGGTTACGAGCTGGTGATGGAAATGGCCGGGTGGGCGGGCTTCGGCTGGGGTGGCAAGCCACAGCTACTGATCAAGGGCGGCTCCAGCACCGCGCCCGCGGTGCATATCGCGTTTAGCGCCGAAGACCGGGAAACGGTGCAGGCGTTTCACCAGGCTGCCATCGAGGCAGGCGGCAAGGATAACGGCGCGCCGGGGCTGCGACCGGAATACCATGAACACTATTACGGCGCTTATGTGCTGGATCCGGACGGGCACAATATCGAAGTGGTATGCCATATCCCTGCCGACGCGTTCTAG
- a CDS encoding DUF945 family protein, translating into MKALRFVLIALSTLLLLAALIAPGLIGPKVEQVLQQQLAHQPNIEVTGYQRSWFGAEALTLLKGKDGASETFTELQHGPVLFTRSGPRVGALYAKTRLTGKQLEPTLRHQLEAYYGPIGASVEDSPVIVETLVAANNRVINTLHLLPIERNVADQQIQFAGGRIQLITDYQGQQQASAFELGEFVRMDGHREALYLQSANGNFQLAPNGAGSLHLDLPLVRTNNDSGPLELRNAEFDYTGKLVAARTLNVQTAVKLPEIQSATPARALTHQLNAPAVSYDDLHHYLYTALLTPAAQRSWPQVFDRPVKLQQQLDIESANGPMQLQMDVDWKGMPRNRAVANDKLFWLDHLNGSANITAAEQALLQSPLIMQASALKQYGFLKEENGQLSMHLQLERGNLRVNGQQLPADLFVLALMGGF; encoded by the coding sequence ATGAAAGCCTTACGTTTTGTCCTGATTGCCCTCTCCACCCTGTTGCTACTGGCCGCCTTGATTGCCCCCGGCCTGATTGGCCCCAAGGTGGAGCAAGTGCTGCAACAACAGCTGGCGCACCAGCCCAACATTGAGGTCACCGGCTACCAGCGCAGCTGGTTCGGCGCCGAGGCCCTGACTCTGCTCAAGGGGAAAGATGGCGCCTCGGAAACCTTCACCGAACTCCAGCACGGTCCGGTACTGTTCACCCGCAGCGGCCCGCGCGTCGGCGCCCTTTACGCGAAAACCCGCCTGACCGGCAAGCAGCTGGAACCGACCCTGCGGCATCAGCTGGAGGCCTACTACGGCCCCATCGGTGCCAGCGTGGAAGATAGCCCGGTGATCGTGGAAACCCTGGTCGCGGCAAACAATCGGGTCATCAACACCCTGCACCTGTTGCCCATTGAGCGCAACGTCGCCGACCAGCAGATTCAGTTTGCCGGCGGCCGCATTCAGCTGATCACGGATTACCAGGGGCAGCAGCAAGCCAGTGCTTTCGAGCTGGGTGAATTCGTCCGCATGGACGGCCACCGCGAGGCACTCTACCTGCAGTCGGCCAACGGCAACTTCCAGCTGGCCCCCAATGGCGCCGGCAGTCTGCACTTGGACCTGCCGCTGGTGCGCACCAACAATGACTCCGGGCCGCTGGAACTGCGCAATGCCGAATTTGATTACACCGGAAAGCTGGTGGCCGCGCGCACCCTCAACGTGCAGACCGCCGTCAAGCTGCCGGAAATCCAGTCGGCCACCCCCGCCCGGGCCCTCACCCACCAGCTGAACGCGCCGGCGGTCAGCTATGACGACCTGCACCACTACCTGTATACCGCGCTGCTCACCCCCGCGGCCCAGCGCAGCTGGCCACAGGTATTTGACCGCCCGGTGAAATTGCAGCAACAGCTGGATATCGAGAGCGCCAATGGCCCCATGCAACTGCAAATGGATGTGGACTGGAAGGGCATGCCGCGGAACCGAGCGGTGGCGAATGACAAGCTGTTCTGGCTCGACCACCTCAACGGCAGCGCCAACATTACCGCTGCCGAACAGGCTTTGCTGCAATCGCCACTGATCATGCAGGCCAGCGCGCTCAAACAGTACGGTTTCCTGAAGGAGGAAAACGGCCAGCTGTCCATGCACCTGCAACTCGAGCGCGGCAACCTGCGGGTCAATGGCCAGCAGCTGCCAGCAGACCTGTTTGTACTGGCATTGATGGGCGGTTTCTAA
- a CDS encoding aspartate/glutamate racemase family protein: MQNKHIENNGIQSDMAAIGVIAGTATDTRFGLEFLAARNVPGMGLAISSSPQAQTQLQALGRSELTAQLIQAIERLQNAGAGAAMIYCNSLSGAVDMVAVRSAAAIPVISPLDVYAELTQRYRNFGLLAANCQSCANIEREILSGNPSAKVIGIGNLQIVEDIEDGMPAATIVRQHALDDLAAALVKSGVQILILGCTHFDYFYEELLLHCDGTRLFLPSERMLAILQERAVQAA, translated from the coding sequence ATGCAGAACAAGCACATAGAAAATAACGGCATACAGAGTGATATGGCCGCTATCGGTGTCATTGCCGGTACCGCCACGGATACCCGCTTCGGCCTTGAATTCCTGGCCGCCCGCAATGTGCCAGGCATGGGGCTCGCCATCTCCAGTTCGCCGCAGGCCCAGACCCAGCTGCAGGCGCTGGGGCGCAGCGAACTCACCGCGCAGCTGATCCAGGCGATCGAACGCTTGCAGAATGCGGGGGCGGGTGCGGCAATGATCTACTGCAACTCCCTTTCCGGCGCGGTGGATATGGTAGCGGTGCGCTCGGCGGCGGCGATCCCGGTGATTTCACCGCTGGATGTGTATGCGGAGCTGACCCAGCGCTATCGGAATTTTGGCCTGCTGGCGGCGAACTGCCAGAGCTGCGCCAACATTGAGCGGGAAATCCTGTCGGGTAACCCCTCCGCCAAAGTCATTGGCATCGGCAACCTGCAGATTGTGGAAGACATCGAAGACGGTATGCCGGCCGCGACCATCGTTCGGCAGCATGCGCTGGATGACCTGGCCGCCGCACTGGTGAAAAGTGGCGTGCAGATTCTGATCCTCGGTTGTACCCATTTCGACTACTTTTATGAGGAGCTGCTGTTGCACTGCGATGGAACACGGCTGTTCCTGCCCTCCGAGCGAATGCTGGCAATCTTGCAGGAGCGAGCTGTCCAGGCTGCGTAA
- a CDS encoding hydroxymethylglutaryl-CoA lyase — MTLPSRVKIVEVGPRDGLQNEKQPISVETRVALINLLSESGLRVIEAGSFVSPKWVPQMAASEEVLTGIQRVPGVTYSALTPNMVGYERARDAQADEVAVFGAASESFTRKNINCTIEESLERFRPLAEQARADGIPVRGYVSCVLGCPYEGDIKPQKVAEVSRALLDMGCYEISLGDTIGVGTPEKARFMIETVAQQVPLEKLAVHFHDTYGQALANIYAALQAGVTVVDSAVAGLGGCPYARGASGNVASEDVLYMLDGLGIHTGIDLGRLAKAGNFISNALNRESGSKVARAIAGECGLVDGD, encoded by the coding sequence ATGACACTTCCCAGCCGGGTAAAAATAGTCGAGGTGGGCCCACGGGATGGCCTGCAGAATGAAAAGCAGCCGATCTCCGTGGAAACACGGGTGGCACTGATCAACCTGTTGAGCGAAAGCGGTCTGCGGGTTATCGAAGCCGGTAGCTTTGTCAGCCCCAAATGGGTGCCGCAGATGGCCGCCAGCGAGGAGGTTCTTACCGGTATCCAGCGGGTTCCCGGTGTCACCTACAGCGCCCTCACCCCCAACATGGTGGGCTACGAGCGGGCACGGGATGCGCAGGCGGATGAGGTGGCGGTGTTTGGTGCAGCGTCGGAAAGCTTCACCCGCAAGAACATCAACTGCACCATCGAAGAGAGCCTGGAACGCTTCCGCCCGCTGGCGGAGCAGGCTCGCGCAGATGGCATTCCCGTGCGCGGTTATGTCTCCTGCGTGCTGGGCTGCCCCTACGAGGGCGACATCAAGCCGCAAAAAGTGGCCGAGGTCAGTCGCGCGCTGCTGGACATGGGCTGCTATGAAATCAGCCTCGGCGACACCATAGGTGTCGGCACCCCGGAAAAGGCGCGGTTCATGATTGAAACCGTGGCCCAGCAGGTACCCCTCGAAAAGCTGGCGGTGCACTTCCACGATACCTACGGCCAGGCACTCGCCAATATCTATGCGGCACTGCAGGCGGGGGTGACCGTGGTGGATTCCGCGGTTGCCGGGCTGGGCGGCTGCCCCTATGCCCGCGGCGCTTCGGGCAATGTGGCCAGCGAGGATGTGCTGTACATGCTCGACGGCCTCGGCATCCACACCGGTATCGATCTGGGCCGTCTGGCCAAGGCCGGCAACTTTATTTCCAACGCCCTGAACCGCGAAAGCGGCTCCAAGGTCGCCCGCGCCATTGCCGGTGAATGCGGCCTGGTCGATGGGGATTGA
- a CDS encoding TonB-dependent receptor, with product MLVSLLAALVVSDAAGSQKMNGVMRADEAVEEVSVVGRQLNLNGDAISASQGEVGPAEISSWPLLRTGDLMEFVPGMVATQHSGSGKANQYFLRGFNLDHGTDFATFVEGMPVNLRSHGHGQGYTDLNFVIPEMVQRLRYRKGPYYADVGDFSSAGSAHFFLAEELDQGIAELSLGERGYRRGVVANTLGSGSNDLLLALEWQVYDGPWSDISEDVNKLNLLGKYSLDLAGGRAQFTLMSYENQWNSPDQIPERAVAQGIIDPFGSLDTSLGGDTHRYSLSGGWSGAVAGGELSLSGYAIDYDFTLWSNFTYALERPDKGDQFQQRDDRRIYGFELAHQWQREAASWRLGIQGQRDDIDQVGLYQTRERAVLGTVREDRVVEDSLGIFAVNEIQWSDTLRSYVGLRYDIYDFNVNAALEANSGRRSDGRPSLKASLAWRPLPVSEFYLSYGQGLHSNDARGTVIQVDPLTGEAVDAVDPLVASRGFELGARHFVTDQLHATVALWQLDLDSELLFVGDAGNTEASRPSERRGVEVGFYWFASEQISGELEVSYTDGRFADPDPAGVEIPGAIPLVASAALNYNAGDGWFASLHLRHFSAYPLIEDGGVQSGGSSLVNLRVGREFAAWRLQLDLLNALDSKDRDVEYFYPSRLAGESSDGAEDIHYHIFEPRALRASLRYSF from the coding sequence ATGCTTGTTTCCCTACTGGCCGCACTGGTTGTCAGTGACGCAGCCGGCTCCCAAAAAATGAACGGCGTGATGAGAGCCGATGAGGCTGTGGAAGAAGTATCAGTCGTCGGTCGGCAGCTGAACCTGAATGGCGACGCAATTTCCGCATCTCAAGGGGAAGTTGGGCCGGCGGAAATCAGTTCCTGGCCACTACTCCGCACCGGCGATCTGATGGAATTTGTCCCGGGTATGGTGGCCACTCAGCATTCTGGTAGCGGCAAGGCGAATCAGTATTTTTTACGTGGTTTCAATCTGGATCATGGCACCGACTTTGCTACCTTCGTCGAGGGTATGCCGGTCAACCTGCGCTCCCACGGTCACGGCCAGGGATATACGGATCTTAATTTTGTGATTCCGGAAATGGTCCAGCGCCTGCGTTATCGCAAGGGGCCTTACTATGCCGATGTGGGAGATTTTTCTTCTGCGGGTTCGGCACATTTTTTCCTGGCGGAGGAGCTTGATCAGGGGATTGCTGAATTGAGTTTGGGTGAGCGGGGTTATCGCCGCGGCGTCGTGGCCAATACTTTGGGTTCCGGCAGCAATGATCTGCTGCTGGCATTGGAATGGCAGGTATACGATGGCCCATGGAGCGATATCAGCGAAGACGTCAACAAATTGAACTTGCTCGGTAAGTACTCTTTAGATCTCGCGGGCGGTCGCGCCCAGTTTACTTTGATGAGTTACGAAAACCAGTGGAACTCGCCCGATCAAATCCCCGAGCGTGCCGTCGCACAGGGCATTATTGATCCCTTTGGTTCCCTCGATACCAGTCTCGGTGGCGATACCCATCGCTATAGCCTTTCGGGTGGATGGAGTGGCGCGGTTGCGGGCGGAGAACTCTCGCTAAGTGGCTATGCCATTGACTACGACTTTACGCTCTGGTCCAACTTCACCTATGCACTGGAGCGCCCGGATAAGGGTGACCAGTTCCAGCAGCGGGATGATCGCCGCATATACGGGTTTGAACTGGCTCATCAGTGGCAACGAGAAGCCGCCAGCTGGCGGTTGGGCATACAGGGGCAGAGGGATGATATCGACCAGGTTGGCCTCTACCAGACGCGCGAGCGCGCAGTGCTGGGGACGGTGCGGGAGGACCGGGTTGTGGAGGACAGCCTGGGTATTTTTGCAGTCAACGAGATCCAGTGGAGCGATACGTTGCGCAGCTACGTTGGGCTGCGTTATGACATCTATGACTTTAACGTGAATGCAGCACTTGAAGCGAATAGCGGTCGTCGCAGCGATGGAAGGCCTTCGCTCAAGGCGAGTCTCGCCTGGCGGCCGTTGCCGGTATCCGAGTTTTATCTTAGCTATGGTCAGGGGCTACATTCCAATGATGCGCGCGGCACCGTAATCCAGGTGGATCCTCTAACCGGAGAGGCAGTGGATGCAGTAGATCCGCTGGTAGCGTCCCGCGGCTTCGAACTGGGCGCGCGTCATTTTGTTACCGACCAGCTTCACGCCACCGTTGCCCTTTGGCAGCTGGACCTGGATTCCGAACTGTTGTTTGTCGGCGATGCGGGTAATACCGAAGCCAGCCGTCCCAGCGAGCGGCGTGGGGTGGAAGTCGGTTTTTACTGGTTTGCTTCGGAGCAGATCAGCGGTGAACTGGAAGTCTCGTATACCGATGGCCGCTTCGCCGACCCTGATCCTGCTGGAGTGGAGATCCCCGGCGCTATTCCTCTGGTTGCGAGCGCTGCGTTAAATTACAACGCCGGGGATGGTTGGTTTGCATCACTACATTTGCGCCACTTTAGTGCCTATCCGCTGATCGAAGACGGCGGCGTGCAGTCCGGTGGCTCCTCATTGGTCAACCTGCGTGTGGGGCGGGAATTTGCCGCGTGGCGCCTGCAGCTGGATCTGCTGAATGCACTGGATTCCAAAGATCGCGATGTGGAGTATTTTTATCCATCGCGTCTGGCAGGGGAGAGCAGTGATGGAGCTGAAGATATCCACTACCATATCTTCGAGCCTCGCGCACTGCGGGCCTCGCTGCGCTACAGCTTCTGA
- a CDS encoding response regulator has protein sequence MTSHGSVSRSLLRSLDLSKSARTRPALVLLSPLFALPLPASAFPGEGLLLDTQVPLIWVLLLVITTAAFAIAWTVATAKTRAALDAGAAQATDLQAENAKLFRQVQSRVHELMTRDKLLEEAKAETEQMREEHCDFLSITGHRMRKPLETLVSTMNLLSRGTDGEVRQLAEAALGQCRQLRSSIEDIQRAGQLSGQVVPAAASRDSAQRELEILLVENDSHPSLRTRLEAHGHRVRRETNGVDGADAALRGKFDLVLVDVRLPLIDGVETARKIRGDYGNKDLLIFGMLPDLRKGDKERYLERGLSGILPLPASDPQLLQLLNWVEQKTRESAPAGKPARAAKILNASTLERQRDTLGHLAFAELLGDRLANMPKKITAFTSSLTGRHWLDAQHQAQAIAAEAESVGLEVVASRLKALAARLSIDSERDYCRHQRTEILGLMRTSIQQLKSWREKNVHTEWALR, from the coding sequence ATGACCTCACACGGCTCCGTCAGTCGTTCCCTGTTACGTTCCCTCGATTTGAGCAAGTCCGCGCGCACGCGGCCCGCTCTTGTCCTTCTGTCGCCGCTGTTCGCTCTCCCGCTGCCGGCCTCAGCGTTTCCCGGTGAGGGGCTGTTGCTGGATACGCAGGTCCCCCTGATCTGGGTGTTGCTACTGGTTATCACCACGGCGGCCTTTGCCATTGCCTGGACGGTAGCCACCGCCAAGACCCGCGCTGCACTGGACGCCGGGGCCGCGCAGGCTACGGATCTGCAGGCAGAAAATGCCAAGCTATTTCGCCAGGTTCAGTCGCGGGTGCACGAGCTGATGACGCGCGACAAACTGCTGGAAGAAGCCAAGGCCGAGACGGAGCAGATGCGCGAGGAGCACTGTGACTTTCTCTCGATTACCGGCCACCGCATGCGCAAGCCCCTGGAAACCCTGGTGAGCACCATGAACCTGCTTTCCCGCGGTACTGACGGTGAAGTGCGCCAGTTGGCAGAGGCTGCACTGGGCCAGTGCCGGCAGCTGCGCAGCAGTATCGAGGACATCCAGCGTGCCGGGCAGCTTTCCGGGCAGGTGGTGCCGGCGGCCGCGTCCCGAGATAGCGCCCAGCGTGAGCTGGAAATTCTTCTGGTGGAGAACGACTCGCATCCTTCCTTGCGCACGCGACTGGAGGCCCACGGCCACCGGGTACGCCGGGAGACTAACGGCGTTGACGGCGCCGACGCCGCCCTGCGTGGCAAGTTTGACCTGGTACTGGTCGACGTGCGTTTGCCGCTGATCGATGGAGTGGAAACGGCGCGCAAGATCCGCGGTGATTACGGCAACAAAGACCTGCTGATTTTCGGCATGCTGCCGGATCTGCGTAAAGGGGATAAAGAGCGTTATCTGGAGCGCGGCTTGAGTGGCATTCTTCCGCTGCCCGCCAGTGACCCTCAGTTGTTGCAGTTACTGAATTGGGTGGAGCAGAAAACCCGTGAGTCGGCCCCTGCGGGTAAGCCCGCACGGGCCGCCAAGATACTGAACGCAAGCACGCTGGAGCGCCAGCGGGACACCCTCGGCCATCTGGCCTTTGCCGAGCTGCTGGGCGACCGTCTGGCCAATATGCCGAAGAAGATCACTGCTTTCACCAGCTCGCTCACCGGGCGCCACTGGCTCGATGCGCAGCATCAGGCACAGGCCATTGCCGCCGAGGCCGAAAGCGTGGGCCTTGAGGTGGTGGCGAGTCGCCTGAAGGCGCTGGCGGCGCGGCTGTCCATCGACAGCGAGCGGGATTACTGTCGCCACCAGCGCACGGAAATTCTGGGCCTGATGCGGACGTCCATTCAGCAACTGAAATCCTGGCGGGAGAAAAATGTCCACACCGAGTGGGCCCTGCGATAA
- a CDS encoding DUF4870 family protein: MSEQYPAPQQAERERSGRDIATLVYLIQAISLFTAVPFFVGVLINYVKRGDVRGTLAESHFRWQIRTFWYSLLWFVVGWATVWILVGFAVWGISWVWMVYRVIRGWLTLADNRPAYS; this comes from the coding sequence ATGTCTGAGCAGTACCCTGCCCCCCAACAGGCCGAGCGCGAGCGCTCTGGCCGCGATATTGCCACGCTGGTGTACCTGATTCAGGCCATCAGCCTGTTTACCGCGGTGCCCTTCTTTGTAGGTGTGCTGATTAACTATGTGAAGCGCGGCGATGTGCGCGGCACCCTGGCGGAATCCCATTTCCGCTGGCAAATTCGTACCTTCTGGTACAGCTTGCTGTGGTTCGTGGTGGGCTGGGCGACGGTGTGGATTCTGGTGGGCTTTGCGGTCTGGGGAATCAGCTGGGTGTGGATGGTGTATCGGGTGATTCGCGGCTGGTTAACGCTGGCGGATAACCGACCAGCCTACTCATAG
- a CDS encoding PadR family transcriptional regulator, producing the protein MSLRFAVLTLLDIEPGSGYDLKRRFARSVSYFWSASHQQMYRELHKLHGEGLLDCAEQPQEGRPDKKVYSLTTAGRAALAEWAAKPAAAQKIREPFLIQLFAGHHLSNTQLRAEVERHLQEHRAMLATYEAQNQRFYSRPVEQQQRLWLAHQPLLLGIETEKTWIRWAEQLLERLELERQKEERVDAQAGAQGPEQHNH; encoded by the coding sequence ATGTCACTGAGATTTGCCGTACTGACCCTGCTGGATATCGAACCCGGCAGTGGCTACGACCTCAAGCGGCGCTTCGCACGCAGCGTCAGCTACTTCTGGAGCGCCAGCCATCAGCAGATGTACCGCGAGCTGCACAAACTGCACGGGGAAGGCCTGCTGGACTGCGCCGAACAGCCCCAGGAGGGGCGGCCAGACAAGAAGGTGTATTCACTGACCACCGCCGGGCGCGCCGCCCTGGCGGAGTGGGCGGCCAAACCCGCCGCCGCGCAAAAGATCCGCGAGCCGTTTCTGATCCAGCTGTTCGCCGGCCACCACCTGAGCAACACCCAGTTGCGCGCCGAGGTAGAGCGGCATTTACAGGAACACCGGGCGATGCTCGCCACTTACGAAGCCCAGAACCAGCGGTTCTACAGCCGGCCTGTGGAACAGCAGCAGCGCCTGTGGCTGGCGCACCAGCCCCTGCTGCTTGGCATCGAAACGGAAAAAACCTGGATTCGCTGGGCGGAACAGCTACTGGAGCGACTGGAGCTGGAGAGGCAGAAAGAGGAAAGAGTGGACGCGCAAGCGGGAGCACAAGGCCCGGAGCAGCACAATCACTGA
- a CDS encoding TIGR00341 family protein, protein MKLLSILADAKDAERVAAIAETCAAEEFRLDAQVPSGHQSMRMLVSDDKVQSALDLLAPLVEGVAGARVLVIPVEVSLPQQSEEERKKEDSALAAREALYATAEKSARLDRDYLVLVVLSTLVAAIGLLEDNVAVIIGAMVIAPLLGPNMAFGLGTALGDTALMRSALASLSVGVLVATLISVVIGLVWPWDAFSEELLARTNVGWDSVALALASGAAAALSMTTGLSSVLVGVMVAVALLPPAATFGMMLGAGKWELAAGAGLLLAVNIVCVNLACKLVFLFQDIEPRTWWQKKSAHRSMKIYITVWVVTLLLLSLAIHLRHQFNLQ, encoded by the coding sequence ATGAAATTGCTGTCGATACTCGCTGATGCCAAGGACGCCGAGCGCGTTGCTGCTATCGCAGAAACCTGCGCGGCGGAAGAATTTCGTCTCGATGCCCAGGTTCCCAGCGGGCACCAGAGCATGCGCATGCTGGTGAGTGACGACAAGGTGCAGTCGGCGCTGGACCTGCTGGCACCGCTGGTGGAAGGGGTCGCCGGGGCGCGGGTGCTGGTGATTCCGGTAGAGGTTTCGCTGCCCCAGCAGAGTGAGGAGGAGCGCAAGAAGGAAGACTCGGCACTGGCGGCGCGCGAAGCGCTGTATGCCACCGCGGAGAAGAGCGCGCGCCTGGACCGGGATTACCTGGTGCTGGTGGTGCTCTCGACCCTGGTGGCGGCGATCGGGCTGCTGGAAGACAACGTGGCGGTGATTATTGGTGCCATGGTGATTGCACCCCTGCTGGGGCCCAACATGGCGTTTGGTCTGGGTACTGCGCTGGGCGATACGGCGCTGATGCGCAGTGCCCTAGCTTCCCTGTCGGTGGGCGTGCTGGTGGCGACGCTCATCTCTGTGGTGATCGGGCTGGTGTGGCCGTGGGATGCGTTCAGTGAGGAGCTGCTGGCGCGCACCAACGTGGGCTGGGACTCGGTGGCGCTGGCACTTGCTTCCGGCGCCGCAGCGGCACTTTCCATGACCACGGGCCTGTCGAGTGTACTGGTGGGCGTTATGGTGGCGGTGGCGCTGCTACCGCCGGCGGCAACCTTTGGCATGATGCTCGGCGCCGGCAAGTGGGAGCTGGCGGCCGGGGCGGGATTGTTGCTGGCAGTGAATATCGTGTGCGTCAATTTGGCCTGCAAGCTGGTGTTCCTGTTCCAGGACATCGAGCCGCGCACCTGGTGGCAGAAGAAATCCGCGCACCGCTCCATGAAAATCTACATCACCGTGTGGGTCGTGACCTTGCTGCTGCTCTCCCTGGCCATTCACCTGCGTCACCAGTTTAACCTTCAGTGA
- a CDS encoding universal stress protein, whose amino-acid sequence MQNILVILDKPKHEQIALERALELAQKSGARLQLASFVYEPVASIPMLSGAVLDVRDQLQTERRQWLDELQQKYTLPEGSTADVIWHHDIPSWALSYLADNPVDLVVKTAQKQFARGGFGSIDWRLIESLPVPLWLAVSTHWVKRDRIVAALDPAVENTLHVALNQRALKLGEQLGKLLGAELEAVACVPATDEIIDLDAFREQAGALLQTIDQVIADSGAECKKTHFVTGKPAAEVNRVVDRNKARMILVGRGVRKGPKGFLLGNTAERILGRANTDVVIVP is encoded by the coding sequence ATGCAGAATATTCTTGTTATTCTCGACAAGCCCAAGCACGAGCAAATCGCCCTGGAGCGCGCCCTTGAACTGGCGCAGAAATCCGGTGCCAGGCTGCAGCTGGCCAGTTTTGTGTATGAGCCGGTCGCCTCTATCCCTATGCTGTCCGGGGCAGTGCTCGACGTCCGCGATCAACTCCAGACCGAGCGCCGCCAGTGGCTGGATGAGCTGCAGCAAAAATACACGCTCCCCGAAGGCTCCACCGCTGACGTCATCTGGCATCACGACATTCCTTCCTGGGCTCTCAGCTACCTCGCCGACAACCCCGTCGACCTGGTGGTAAAAACCGCCCAGAAACAATTTGCACGCGGCGGCTTCGGCTCCATTGACTGGCGCCTGATCGAAAGCCTTCCGGTGCCCCTGTGGCTCGCCGTTAGTACCCACTGGGTCAAGCGCGACCGCATCGTTGCCGCACTGGACCCCGCCGTGGAAAATACCCTGCACGTTGCACTCAACCAGCGTGCGCTCAAACTCGGCGAGCAACTGGGCAAGCTGCTCGGTGCCGAGCTCGAAGCCGTAGCCTGCGTGCCCGCTACAGACGAAATCATAGACCTGGATGCCTTCCGCGAGCAGGCCGGTGCACTGTTGCAAACGATTGATCAGGTGATCGCCGACAGTGGCGCAGAGTGCAAGAAAACCCACTTTGTTACCGGCAAGCCGGCTGCCGAAGTCAATCGGGTGGTGGACCGCAATAAAGCGCGTATGATTCTGGTGGGGCGCGGCGTGCGCAAGGGGCCAAAAGGGTTCCTGCTGGGGAATACCGCCGAGCGGATTCTGGGCCGTGCCAATACCGATGTGGTTATTGTTCCCTGA